Part of the uncultured Desulfobacter sp. genome, CCGGTGCGATGCCTGCCGATTGGGCATGGACGATGTCGATTCGGCAAAGCTTTGGTTTGATTTTAAGGCCGGTCGGGTGGTCTGTCCCCAGTGCAAAGGCAATATCCCCCGACTGCATGAGGCCGTAGGGCCTTTTGGCGACATTGCCCAGGGGTGCTGGGTATCCAAGGGGACCTTGAAGCAGTTGTCCTGGATTAATACCGTGGACATGGCCCGGGCAGATCGTATCAAGTTTTCCCCTGTTGCCATCAAAGAGGGAGAAATCCTGCTCGAATCTTTTATTCCATTTCACATTGGCCGAAATTTCAACAGTTTGAAGTTTTTACGTAAAATGAGATCCGACATATGAATCTTGCACCAATACTTGAAAAAAAACAGGTCCATGTCTGTGTGCCCTGCCGCATTGATTTCGGCGGCACCCTGGATATATCCACCTTTTATCTGCCCCTGGCTGACCTGAAGCCTGCGACCTTGAACCTGGCCCTTGACATGCGCACCCATGTTTATTTGTCGCCGGGTAAAGAAGGGCGGATTAAAATTTCTTCCAAGGGATTTGATACCATTGACCGCAGCCGGGATGACAAAGGGTGGGACGGTCCCATGGGGCTGATGTTTGCCGTGTTTCAATATTTTAATGCCCATGGGGTGCATCTGCACATTGAATCGGAGTCCCCGGTTCGAAGTGCCCTGGGCGGCTCCTCATGTGCTGCTGTGGCCATTATTGCCGCCGTTTACACCGCCCTGGGAAAACCGATCAATCCCGAACATATTGCCTGGCTGGCCCATTATCTGGAAGGTGCCGTGGCCGGGGTGTTGTGCGGGGTCCAGGATCAGGCGGCTGCGGCATTTGGCGGGGTGAACCTGTGGGAGTGGAAGTTTGGGCAAAAAGGTCCTGAATTCTTCCGGTACCCGGTGTTTGATTCCCGTGAAAAA contains:
- a CDS encoding galactokinase, whose product is MNLAPILEKKQVHVCVPCRIDFGGTLDISTFYLPLADLKPATLNLALDMRTHVYLSPGKEGRIKISSKGFDTIDRSRDDKGWDGPMGLMFAVFQYFNAHGVHLHIESESPVRSALGGSSCAAVAIIAAVYTALGKPINPEHIAWLAHYLEGAVAGVLCGVQDQAAAAFGGVNLWEWKFGQKGPEFFRYPVFDSREKIEQLNRHILVVYCGIPHESSDVNGRWVNEFRAGRAYDAFERITHLTRQFTRALAAFSFQEAAQLMNRETAVRCEMTPDVLDHTGMLLWESAKAEGCGARFTGAGGGGCLWAVGEESDINGLKIQWQKILDPIDGAMVLDTAIDPEGIHIY